DNA from Roseimicrobium sp. ORNL1:
GAAGAAGATCGAGAATTCAGACAATATTCCCCTCAGCTACTCCAAGGTCGTGCGCGCGACCCAGCCGAGTGTGGTCACCATCCTCACACTCACCAATCCGGAGCCAGAGGACCTTGCGACTGCTGAAAAGCCGCCGGAGAGGAGTCAGTTCAACCTGATTGCACCCGAACCCGAGAGAAAAGTAGAAGCCCGGCCCGGTGGCGGCTCCGGTGTGGTATTGACTGCTGAAGGGCACATCATCACCAACAATCACGTGGTGGAGGACGCCCACGTCATCAAGGTGCGGCTCCCCAACAGCACCAAGGACTTGGACGCGACGTTGGTAGGAAGGGACCCCGCCAGTGACATCGCGCTTCTGAAGGTGGACACCGCGCCTCTCAAGCCCATCACCATTGGAGACAGTTCGCAGATGGAGCCAGGGGACATCGTGCTGGCTCTCGGAAGCCCCTTTGGATTCGAGCAAACGGTGACACTGGGCATCGTCAGCGGCACCGGTCGCTCGCTGCACGGGATGCAGGAAAGAGAGTCCTTTGAAGACTTCATTCAGACCGACGCCCCCATCAATCCCGGCAACAGTGGCGGAGCCCTGGTGGATGCCCAAGGTCGGCTCATTGGAATCAACACCGCCACTTATGGTGGAGGTTGGATGGGGGCGAACAGCCTCGGCTTTGCTGTTCCCTCGAATCTGGCCATCCGTGTAGCGAATGACCTGCTCGTACACGGACGGGTGATCCGCGGATTCCTTGGCTCGGTCCTTGTTCCTGTGGATGAGAAGGAAGCCCTCCCCATTACAGGCCGGAGCGATCAACTTCCAGGCAAAGTCACGGACATCGTGGCAGGCTCACCTGCTGAGTCAGCGGGATTTGCTTCCGGAGATATCATCACCGCAGTCAATGGTGTGCCCATGCCCACCTCCTCGAAGCTGAAGTTCGTGATCGCGGGAATGGTGCCGGGCACGAAAGCTGAATTCACCGTCCTGCGCGGCAAGGAAACTCTCACCCTCACCCCCACGCTTGGTCAAGCCCCCAAACCCTATGACCGCCGGGTGCTCACTCCCCGGCAGGAGAGCGAAAGTCTTGCTCTGCAACCGGGTCTGGAGATTGGTCTGCTCAGTCGCACCCATCGCCTCCGCATCCAGGTGCCCGGCAACCTCGAAGGCGTGCGGGTTGTTCGCGCGGAAGTGGACGGCAAGCCCATGAGTTCCCTCTCAACGGATGATGTCATTCTCTCGATCAACGGCAAGACCACGTCGAGTCCAAAGATCGCCAAGGAGATATTTGACGCCATTCCCTCCGGCAGGCCCATCATGCTCCGTCTCTGGCGCCACGAAGCTGAAGCCTTCGCAAGCATCAAGAAAAAATAGGCCGGCCGGTCCGCTCATCTTTCTCATCATGATTCTTCGCACCCTCACCATCGCATCGCTACTCCTGGCTCACGGTTCATTGCCGGCCCAGAAGCTCGAAGCCATCGGCACCAAGCCCGCTCCCCTCAATCTGATCCCGCCCTCGCCCAAGGCAAAGAGCCTCCTCCGCTGGCTCGGACATGAAGGCGCGAGCCCCGAGGATGAAATCGGACGTGCAGAGTGGACCCCGGACGGAAGCAGGCTGCTCACCTCGGGACAAAGCGGTACAGCCTCGTCCATTCGGGTTTGGAGGGCTTCCGACGATCGAAAATCACTATCACTGGAAGGTTCTTTCATGATCGGAGAGAGCTGGGCGATCTCTCCGGATGGGAAGCGCATCGTGGGCAACCAGTTCGGCGATTTAAAAAACATATGGAGCTTTCAGATGTTCGATCTCGATACTCTTGAGGGTATCTGGACGACCTCAGCGAGAGTGCCCAACATGCTCGGCTCCACGTTCTCCAGGGATGGGAAATGGCTCGCCGTCCTCAACCTTCATCAACGTGACCTCAGTAACAAGCGGGACTACTCCGTGACCATCCTGGAAGCAGACACTGGAAAGCACGTTGAGACCATCCGTCTCAAACCCGACGACGGCGAACCGTCGAACTGGCAGCACCACAAAATGGCCTTCACCAAGGAGGCACTGTGGATTGCCCCAGCCTACAACGAGGACGGCCAGACTGCCAGGATCTCCATCAGTGACTGGAAAAAGACATTTGTTTCGGAGCCTGAATCAGATGAATACGTGGAAAAAAATTTAATCGTCAGCGCTGATGGCAAATGGATTGTGCTTTGGGGAGGTCCCAGGTATCGAGCCATGCAAATGGTGGGCGACCGACTGGCGGTGCGCTTCGAGGGCCAGACGGAGTATTCAAAATATGGTGGCCCATTTGGATTCGCCAGTGCGAACATCTCCCCCGACAGCAGACTGCTGACGGTTTCTGGAAATGGCAAACACAAGGTGATTGATCTGGAGGACCGAAAAGTGGTGCACGAGGACAACAAGAACTGCCTTTGCGGATTGTTCTCTCCAGATGGAAAAACTCTCTGGGGCACCTGCAACCCTTTCCGCCCCATCGATACCAAGAGCTGGAAACCCCCTGCGGAAACGGTTCCGGGACACCGCGGCACGGTGCAGTTTGTGTCCTTCAGCCCGGACGGAAAATTTCTCGCAAGCCAGGATGCAGAGTGCATCTATATCTGGAGTGTGGACGGCTCGGCCCCGCCGCGCAAGCTCATGAGCCCGCCGGATGAAGGGAAACTCTACACGCTGGAATGGAAGCCCGACGGGACAGAGGTCTGGAGTGCAAATGCTCCTGATTTCATCCGGTGGCGTCTGTCTGAAACCGTGCCCCCCGGCACGCCTCAATACGCGGAAAAGCTTTTCCCAGGATTGAAGCCCGGAAAAACAGAGGTTCCCTGGATGAAAACCATCAAAGCCGTTCCCGGCACCGATCTCTGCTATCTGTCCGTGGCACACATGGAAAAGTATGAGCTCAGCTACCAGCTCTATGAGGAACTGAGATCACCCAGCAAGCCGGCAGTCGTTAAGCCCGTGATGGGGAGAGTTTTGCTCAAGGGCCGCCTGCCCTTCTCCTCCTCAGGCGAAGAGATCTTTGATATTGAGGATAACACCCTTACTGCGTTCAAGTGGACAGATGGTGCCGTGCGCAAGGGCATGTCAGCCCAGAACACAAGCATTGCGGGTGGAGGCGCCAATGGACCGCTCGTTTTGACTTCCTCACAACAAATCACCCTGGTGGATCCTGCCACCCTGCAACAGATCCGCGCCTTTATGCCGCCCAAAGGAACCCGCTACAGCGGGGGCTTGGACAACCTTCAGGGAGGATGTATTTCCCGAGATGGTCAATGGTTCGTGTGCTCCACAGATTATCAATTCATGAGTGTGGGCAGGTCACCCGAATACCTGGTAAACATCAAAGGAAACGGCGAGGCCTATCCACTTCCCCCCATGGACAACAAGGCAAAGAGCGGCGCCTTCTCGCCAGACGGCCGCCTTCTCGCCATCGGACACGCGGGTGGTTTGGTTTCACTGTGGGATGTCGAAAAGATCCGGAGCGAGTCGGGCCCAGTGCCCACGGAAGCCCCGAAATCCATGTTCAGTTCCATGAAGCGCTACGATTCGCAGAAATGGGACTGGCCGGGACCGGGCCTGGCGCTCAAGGAAGGGGGCAAGTTCACCTTCACGGATGACGGCGGTGTCGAGTGCAAGGAAGTCGGTACCGTTGCTGGCCAGCTCCTCATAGACGGAAAACCACCGAAAGCACTGCGAAAGGTCGTAAGTGGAATGGCCCCCCAAGGTGGTGTGCCGGACAGCTTGTTCGCCGAACTGGATCTGCGCAGCGACGACGGGAAGACAAGGCTCAACCGCAACATCGCTTGCTCGGTCAGAGGCAGCTCACGCTGGCAGGATACCGTGGAAAACTTAAGCGCTGAACCTGTCACGGTGACGCTGACATACAGCTCCAGCCTCGGAAGCGATCTCCAAAATCTTCGGGACAGGGATTCCAATGTGCCCACCACACTCCCGGACGGCACATTGAAATCGAGCATACCCATCACGGAATTGGGGACCGTTATCGACAAGGACGGCAATTCACTGTCAGCGAGCCTTGCCTTTTCCACCCCTTCTGCGTCCGTGCAACCTGCCCTCAAGTGGGACGCCACAGGACGACGAGTCGTGAAGGAGTGGACTCTCAAACTCCAGCCCTTTGAGAAGCGCATCCTTCTCATGGAGTTTGTCCTGAATCCAACCACGGACAGGCACACCCTGCACAAGCTCACTCTCGCCAATCGCAGCCTGCTCCCCCGTCTGTCCGCCGTGCTGAATTTTGTACCGGATGAAGAAGAGAAGCGCTTCCTCGAACTCGACTACCCAAATTATGACCTCGATACCGATGGGACCAAGAAGGACGGTCTCGGATTCAAATGGCGTCCTGAGATTTCGTCCGGCTTCGGGATGGCGGCGGAAATGGGAGCCGATAGGTTCTTTGATATATGGCTGAATGGAGCTCCCGGGATGGGCTCAACGCCTGGCTTGGCACGCAACTCTTCCTTCCGGATGGGCTCAACGCCTGGTCTGGCACGCAACCCTTCCCTCCGGATGGGACCACGACTGAGCAATTCTACCGACGGAAAAGTCCAATCCAAGCGTCGGCACCACTTCGTGCCTGAAATTGGCATGTTATTGATGCATGACGAAATCACCAACACCGGGACGGAAGAGTCCAACGTTGAGGTACTCTTCAATACCGTGGCTCTGGATCGCTTTGTCCAGGTAGTGGACGCGAAGGGGAAGATCTTGAACTGCAATTCGCCGCTGAAATTCAAAGACAGCGGCGGGCAGGTGGCCCTCATAAGTGAAGGAACCACGAAGCCGGCTCTCCTACTCGCCTTTGGAAGTCCCGAGGGGAAGGTACATCCATCCTTCAAGCTGGTGGCCGGGCGTGGATTCTTCGTGGGCTACAACCTGCGTATGAAGGCTGGCGAGACGATTTCCCTGCTTCACATTGCCACACAGCGCCCATTCTCGGCCTATGACAGTGCCGCATCTGCATTCCTCGAGATGGATTCTCTCTACGCCTTGGACGTAGCCAAGTCGCAACAGTGGCCCGCGCCTGCCAACTGGTAGCACTCCCAAAGCGACGCCGAACGAAGGAACCATGGCTGAAAGAGTCATGGTTCCTCTTCGTTTGCACGCTCATGCTTCGCGCCTGCCTCGCCTTTGCCTTCGCATTCCTGCTCCTTGCCACCTCTGCCGGTATAGCCGCTGAGAAGAACATCATCTTCTACATCGCGGATGACATGGGTACGGAGCTGGGGTGCTACGGGAACAAGGTCATCAAGACGCCCAACATCGATGGGCTGGCTGCGGATGGATGCGTCTTCACCAATGCCTACGCCACCACCGCGAGTTGCAGTGCCAGCCGCTCGGTGATCATGACCGGCCTGCACAATCATGCGAATGGCCAGTACGGCCACCAGCATGACACGGGGCACTTCTCCTGCTACCCGAATGTGGTGACACTGGCCCTGCCCCAGGTGATGAAGGAGGCAGGCTACCGCACCGGCATCTTCGGCAAGCACCACGTGGCGCCGCTCGCCATCTTCACCTACGACGTGATGGTCCAGGAGAAGGGGCGCAATACCATCGATCTCGCGGAGAGCGCGCGGAAGTTCATCACCGCGAAGGATGAGAAGCCTTTCATCGCCTACATCGCCACCGCGGATCCACATCGTGGTGGGAAGCAGTTCGACGACGTGGCCGGCACTCCAAATCCCTTCGGCAACCTCCCTGCGAAGAAAAGCTATCCCGGCGTGACTGAGGTGTTCTACGAGCCGAAGGACGTGATCGTGCCGCCATGGTTGCCGGATACGGTGGAGAGCCGCGCGGAGCTGGCGGAGTACTACCAGAGCGTCTCGCGCGTGGACGCCGGACTCGGACGGCTCATTCAGATGCTGAAGGAAGCGGACCTGTACGACAAGACGATGATCATCGTCACCAGCGACCACGGCATGGCTTTCCCTGGTGGCAAGACCACCACCTACGAGCCCGGCCTCAAGGTGCCGATGGTCGTACGCAATCCGTACGTCGCAAAGCGTGGCATCCGTAACAACGCCCTCCTGAGCCATGTGGACATCACCCCGACGCTGCTCGACTTCGCCGGCGGTCTGGACAAGGAGAAGAACGCGCCCATCAAGCCCATCGATGCCAATGCCTTCTGGGCAGAGCGCAAGCTCGACAAGGGCGAGAACCGCGGCAAGCGCTACAACACCTACCACGGCCGCACGTGGCTGGACATCCTGGACAAGGAGGAAGACCCCTCGCGCAAGACACTCTATGCCTCACACACCTTCCACGAGGTGCAGATGTACTATCCCATGCGCGTCGTGCGCGAGGGGGACCTGAAACTCATCTGGAACATCGCCTATCCCCTGCCCTATCCCTTTGCCTCAGATCTCTGGGCCGCGAGCACCTGGCAGGCCCAACTCAAGAAGGGCAAGGACGCTCCCTACGGCGTGCGCACCGTGGGCCAGTACGTGCAGCGTCCGCAGTTCGAATTGTATGACCTGAAGTATGACCCGGATGAGGCCAAGAACCTCGCGACAGACCCTGCATTCGCGAAGGAGTTGGACTCACTCAAGACGAAGCTCCGTGAATTTCAGAAGAGCATGGGAGACCCGTGGGAGCAGAAGTGGGATTATGAGTGAAGGGGATGGACCGCAAGTCGCGGCACACCCAAGTTAGGAAAACTGAGCAATACCCAGATGAGAACGGAATACTCGCGACAGATCCAGACGCTGTGACGCGCAGCGTCCTTGGACTGCGCGCAGCCCTGCTGCCGCTTTCCAGAGTCCACAGCCTGCTGTGGCGATGGTGACATGCGCTCGTGACGCGATACCTCCTTACAACTAGGCGACTTCGTCGCGGTGGAGCGTGCAGCAGGCTGCACTTTAGGAAAGCGGCAGCAGGGCTGCACGCAGTCCAAGGCCTTCGGCACAGCTTCTGTATCCTAACCCTAACGCTCACACTGCATCCGGCTGCAGCGGAGTGAACTCACCCTCACTTTCCTTGACCCCAGCCTCCGCCTTTGCCCGCCGTGCCTCCCGCTTCTCTGCACGACGCCTCCGCCACGCAACCACATCATCAAAGAGCGAATAGAACACCGGAATCGCCAGCAGCGTGAGCAACAGCGAGAAGGTCTGGCCGCCGATGATGATCCCCGCCGTGGCGGTATTCATCGAAGCGCCAATGCCACGCGCAAAGAGCAGCGGCAGCATGCCTGCCACAAACGCAATGGTGGTCATCAAGATGGGACGAAGGCGATCCTTGTTCGCCTGCAGGATGGCTTCGAGTCGTCCCATGCCCTTTTCGCGAAGCTGGTTCGTGTGGTCGATTTGCAGAATGCCGTTCTTCTTCACCATGCCGAAGAGCACGAGCAGCCCCAGGATGGAGAAGATGTTCAACGACTCACCAAACAGCAGCAGTGATAACAGCGCGAAAGGTAAGGTCAGCGGCAGTGCCAGCAGAATGGTGAACGGGTGAATCCACGACTCGAACTGCGCGGCGAGCACGAGGTACATGAAGATGAAGGCCAGTCCGAAGGCGGTGACGAAGGCAATCAAGGTACGGCGCAGTTCCTTGGAGCGTCCCACCGGACCCGTATCGTACTCCGCGGGCAGGTTCTGCTTCTTCACCGCAGTATCGATGGCGGCGAGAATCTCCGCCTCACCCACACCCGGCGCGTTGTTTGCGGTGATGGTCACCTGACGGCGACGCCCGGTGCGCTTGATCTGCGCAGGACCATCGCCTTCCTTCAGACTCACCACGTTCTTCAGCGGTACAGGACCTGACTTGGCAGACGGCACGAAGAGCGCGGACAACGCATCCTCATTGTTGCGGTAGCGTTCATCCGCACGCACGTGAATGTCATACTGCTCGCCACGGTCTGTGTAGGTGGACACATCCACACCGCCCACCAGAATGCGCAGGGTGGAGGACAGGTCGGCGATGTTCACGCCCATCTCACCCGCCTTGCTGCGGTCCACCACAGCGGTGATCTCCGGCTTGCCGTCCACCAGGGTGGTATCAAGGTCACGGATGCCGGGAATCTTGCGAGCCTCTTCCATCGCCGCCTTCGCCGCCTGGCTGATGCGTTCGAGGTCCGGCCCCGCGATCATATACTGCACATTGGCACTCGACTGCCCTGAGTCGAAGGCAGGCACGAGCATCACCGTCATGCGCCAGTCGGACGGATACTTCGACACGATCTCCTGGCGCACCTGATCCATGAGCTGCGACTGCGTTTCCTTGCGCTGCGACGGATCGGTGAGCCGCACATACACACTCGCAAGGTTTTGAGTGCGCTGGTCGTTGTCACCAATCGTCACGAGGGTGTACTCCACGCCGGGCATGTTGCGGATGTCACGCGCCACACGCTCCGCGGCGAGGTCCGTGGCAGCGAGGCTGGTGCCCTCCGGTGTGCGGAAGGACATCTGGAACTGCGCTTCCTCCGTTTCCGGAAGCAAGCCCTTCTGCACTTTCTGCATCAAGAATCCGGTACTGTAGAGCACGCCGATGCAAGTCAACACCACCACCCAGCGATAGCGCATGGAGAAGCGAAGCATCACCATATAGACAGCCTCGATTGGCTTGTAGAAGATGTTCACCAGCTTTGCCATCCAGCGTTCGAGCCAGTTCGGGCGCGTGACTTTCAACATGCGAGCCGAGAGCATCGGCGCGAGCGTAAAGCTCACGAGCAGCGACACCGCAATGGCGAAGGACATGGTGAGACCGAAGCTCGCCAGGAAACGTCCCACGATGCCGCTCAGGAACGCCACCGGCACGAACACAGCGAGAAGTGAGAACGTCGTCGCCATCACCGCCAGGCCGATGTCCTTCGTACCCTCCACGGCGGCAGTATACGGGTCCTGCTTCTTCTCCTCGATGTGGCGGAAGATATTCTCCACCACGATGATGGCATCGTCGATCACGATACCCACCGCGAGTGCGAGGGCCACGAGGCTGATTTGATTCAGCGTGACATTCGCCGCCCACATCACGCCGAAGCTGGCGATGATGGACGTGGGAATGGCCAGCGCGGAGATGAGCGTGGCGCGGCTGTTCCCCAGGAAGAAGAGCACAATCAACGCCGCGAACACAGCACCGAGAATCAAGTGCTCCTGCACCGCGTGCGCGCTGGTGCGAATCACTAGCGAGTTGTCACGCACGATGTCCACCTTGTATCCCGCAGGAAGTCGCTTCTCCGCTTCCGTAAGACGCTCCTTCACGGCATCGACCACCTTGATGGTGTTCTCACCTGATTGCCTGCGGATGGAAAGCAACACCGTGGGCACACCATTGTGCCGCGCGATGGACTCCGCTTCTTCAGCACCGTCCTCCACACGAGCCACATCACCGAGGCGCACGAGGCCGCCTTCATTCTCCCGGACCACAAGACGCTCCAGGCCGGCAATCGTATCCAGCTTGCCGATGACACGCAGGTTCGATTCTGTCGCACTGCCCTTCACCACGCCCGCGGGAATCTGCACATGCTGGCGGCGCAGCGCAGACTGCACATCCACCGCGGTGAGATTCAGTGCACGCAGTCGCACCGGGTCGAGATTCACATTGATCTGCCGCTTCTGGCCCCCGAGCAGGGTCACCTGCCCCACCCCGGCCACGCTCTCAAGCTGGCGGCGTAGGACCTTATCCGCGTACTCCGTGATCTCACGTACGGGCTTGTCCGCCACGAGCGCGATGTTCAGCACGGGGGTCGCATCCGGGTCGAGCTTCTCCACGCGCGGAGGCTCGGCATCGTCCGGCAGTTCATTGAGGATGCGGTTCACACGGTCGCGCACTTCCTGTGCGGCCACGTCGGCATCCTTCTCCAGCAGGAAGGAAATCATCACCTGCGAGAGGCCTTCGGCGGAGGTCGAGTGCAACTCGTCAATGCCGCTGACGGTGTTCACGGCTTCTTCAATCTTATCCGTGACGTCGGTTTCAATTTCTCCCGGCGTGGCACCATCCAGGTAGGTGGTGACCATCACGGTGGGAAAGTCCACCTTGGGGAAACGGTCCACTTCCAGGCGGGTGTAACCGAGCATGCCCACGACCACGAACACCAGCACGAGCACGGTGGCAAAGACGGGACGCTTAACAGAGATGGAGGCAAGCCACTGCATGGTCGTAAATCGAATCAGGGCTTCATCGCCACGGTGATGCGCACGCCATCCACCGTGGATGCGGCGGGATCGGTGACCACGGTCTCGCCCTTGGAAACACCACTTCGGATCTCCAGCCAGTCGCCCTGGTGCTCGCCAAGATCCACCAGACGCTCGGTGACCTGCTCATGCTCCACCACAAACACACGAGGCTGTCCCCCGCTGGTGCGTATGGCACTCTTCGGCACGGCCACGCCGGGTTTCTCCGGCAGCAACAATCGCCCCTCGGCGAACATGCCTTGCTTCAAGACACCATCCAAATTGGGCACATTCGCCTCCACCATCAAGTCACGTGAGGACTGGCGGAGAGCAGCGCCAATGTACTTCACCACACCGGTAAAGGTGCGTCCGGGAAACGCAGGCACTTCAAAGGTCACTTCCTGCCCGGCTTCGATGCTGCCAATCGCGGTCTCCGGCACATTGAGCAGGAGGCGAAGATGATCATTCGCAACGAGTTGCACGACTTGCGTATTGAGCTGCACATACTCACCCGGAGAAATGCGCCTCTCCATGACACTCCCTGCGAAGGGCGCGCGAATCACCATGTCATCCAGATTCTTCTTCGAAGTGTCGCGACGCGCAATGGCAGCATCCAGATCCGCACGGGCACTCTTCTGTTCCACAGTCAGCTTTTCGTAGTCTGCCGCTGAAATGGCGCGGGTCTTCGCGAGGGGTTCATTGCGCTTCCATTCCGCGATGGCGAAATCGAGGCGTGATTGTGCCTGGTTTACATGTGCTTCGGCTTCGCGCAGGGCAAGCGCCGCGGCTCTGTCATCCAGCTTCACGAGCACATCGCCGGCCTTCACCACACTGCCACGCTCCATGGGAGTCTCCATCACCTTGCCAGCGGCATTCGCAGCGACGGCGGCATCGAGTCCACTCTTGAGTTCACCAGAGACTTGAAGGTAGCGCGGCATGGGGCGTTCTTCCGCCACAGCCACGGTCACTGGCACAGGGGGCACTTCCTTTGCCGCCGGCTTGTGCTCGGCAGCACTGGTGGGCGCGGGGTGGCGTCCACACGCAGAAAGCGCCAGCACGGAGACCAGTGCGAGCGCGGAGATACTGAGGTTTTTTTGCATTGCTTGGGGGGAAAGAATCAGGCGCGCACCTTGCGCTCGAGTCCTGCGGTGAAGAGATCCACACAGGTGGTCACGTATTCCGCGGAGGTGTAGCCCTCGTTGCAGCCCTCGGAGTTCTTCAGCACGCCCGCGAAGAGCATGTTGATGAACATGTCCACGGCAGCGGAGAAGTTCACATCCTTGCGGATCCTGCCGACAGTGGCTGCAGCC
Protein-coding regions in this window:
- a CDS encoding trypsin-like peptidase domain-containing protein — protein: MFERLLSTSLITLLFVPLSAIQGAEPQKGLHELLVRDGKKIENSDNIPLSYSKVVRATQPSVVTILTLTNPEPEDLATAEKPPERSQFNLIAPEPERKVEARPGGGSGVVLTAEGHIITNNHVVEDAHVIKVRLPNSTKDLDATLVGRDPASDIALLKVDTAPLKPITIGDSSQMEPGDIVLALGSPFGFEQTVTLGIVSGTGRSLHGMQERESFEDFIQTDAPINPGNSGGALVDAQGRLIGINTATYGGGWMGANSLGFAVPSNLAIRVANDLLVHGRVIRGFLGSVLVPVDEKEALPITGRSDQLPGKVTDIVAGSPAESAGFASGDIITAVNGVPMPTSSKLKFVIAGMVPGTKAEFTVLRGKETLTLTPTLGQAPKPYDRRVLTPRQESESLALQPGLEIGLLSRTHRLRIQVPGNLEGVRVVRAEVDGKPMSSLSTDDVILSINGKTTSSPKIAKEIFDAIPSGRPIMLRLWRHEAEAFASIKKK
- a CDS encoding WD40 repeat domain-containing protein; amino-acid sequence: MILRTLTIASLLLAHGSLPAQKLEAIGTKPAPLNLIPPSPKAKSLLRWLGHEGASPEDEIGRAEWTPDGSRLLTSGQSGTASSIRVWRASDDRKSLSLEGSFMIGESWAISPDGKRIVGNQFGDLKNIWSFQMFDLDTLEGIWTTSARVPNMLGSTFSRDGKWLAVLNLHQRDLSNKRDYSVTILEADTGKHVETIRLKPDDGEPSNWQHHKMAFTKEALWIAPAYNEDGQTARISISDWKKTFVSEPESDEYVEKNLIVSADGKWIVLWGGPRYRAMQMVGDRLAVRFEGQTEYSKYGGPFGFASANISPDSRLLTVSGNGKHKVIDLEDRKVVHEDNKNCLCGLFSPDGKTLWGTCNPFRPIDTKSWKPPAETVPGHRGTVQFVSFSPDGKFLASQDAECIYIWSVDGSAPPRKLMSPPDEGKLYTLEWKPDGTEVWSANAPDFIRWRLSETVPPGTPQYAEKLFPGLKPGKTEVPWMKTIKAVPGTDLCYLSVAHMEKYELSYQLYEELRSPSKPAVVKPVMGRVLLKGRLPFSSSGEEIFDIEDNTLTAFKWTDGAVRKGMSAQNTSIAGGGANGPLVLTSSQQITLVDPATLQQIRAFMPPKGTRYSGGLDNLQGGCISRDGQWFVCSTDYQFMSVGRSPEYLVNIKGNGEAYPLPPMDNKAKSGAFSPDGRLLAIGHAGGLVSLWDVEKIRSESGPVPTEAPKSMFSSMKRYDSQKWDWPGPGLALKEGGKFTFTDDGGVECKEVGTVAGQLLIDGKPPKALRKVVSGMAPQGGVPDSLFAELDLRSDDGKTRLNRNIACSVRGSSRWQDTVENLSAEPVTVTLTYSSSLGSDLQNLRDRDSNVPTTLPDGTLKSSIPITELGTVIDKDGNSLSASLAFSTPSASVQPALKWDATGRRVVKEWTLKLQPFEKRILLMEFVLNPTTDRHTLHKLTLANRSLLPRLSAVLNFVPDEEEKRFLELDYPNYDLDTDGTKKDGLGFKWRPEISSGFGMAAEMGADRFFDIWLNGAPGMGSTPGLARNSSFRMGSTPGLARNPSLRMGPRLSNSTDGKVQSKRRHHFVPEIGMLLMHDEITNTGTEESNVEVLFNTVALDRFVQVVDAKGKILNCNSPLKFKDSGGQVALISEGTTKPALLLAFGSPEGKVHPSFKLVAGRGFFVGYNLRMKAGETISLLHIATQRPFSAYDSAASAFLEMDSLYALDVAKSQQWPAPANW
- a CDS encoding sulfatase, which translates into the protein MLRACLAFAFAFLLLATSAGIAAEKNIIFYIADDMGTELGCYGNKVIKTPNIDGLAADGCVFTNAYATTASCSASRSVIMTGLHNHANGQYGHQHDTGHFSCYPNVVTLALPQVMKEAGYRTGIFGKHHVAPLAIFTYDVMVQEKGRNTIDLAESARKFITAKDEKPFIAYIATADPHRGGKQFDDVAGTPNPFGNLPAKKSYPGVTEVFYEPKDVIVPPWLPDTVESRAELAEYYQSVSRVDAGLGRLIQMLKEADLYDKTMIIVTSDHGMAFPGGKTTTYEPGLKVPMVVRNPYVAKRGIRNNALLSHVDITPTLLDFAGGLDKEKNAPIKPIDANAFWAERKLDKGENRGKRYNTYHGRTWLDILDKEEDPSRKTLYASHTFHEVQMYYPMRVVREGDLKLIWNIAYPLPYPFASDLWAASTWQAQLKKGKDAPYGVRTVGQYVQRPQFELYDLKYDPDEAKNLATDPAFAKELDSLKTKLREFQKSMGDPWEQKWDYE
- a CDS encoding efflux RND transporter permease subunit, producing MQWLASISVKRPVFATVLVLVFVVVGMLGYTRLEVDRFPKVDFPTVMVTTYLDGATPGEIETDVTDKIEEAVNTVSGIDELHSTSAEGLSQVMISFLLEKDADVAAQEVRDRVNRILNELPDDAEPPRVEKLDPDATPVLNIALVADKPVREITEYADKVLRRQLESVAGVGQVTLLGGQKRQINVNLDPVRLRALNLTAVDVQSALRRQHVQIPAGVVKGSATESNLRVIGKLDTIAGLERLVVRENEGGLVRLGDVARVEDGAEEAESIARHNGVPTVLLSIRRQSGENTIKVVDAVKERLTEAEKRLPAGYKVDIVRDNSLVIRTSAHAVQEHLILGAVFAALIVLFFLGNSRATLISALAIPTSIIASFGVMWAANVTLNQISLVALALAVGIVIDDAIIVVENIFRHIEEKKQDPYTAAVEGTKDIGLAVMATTFSLLAVFVPVAFLSGIVGRFLASFGLTMSFAIAVSLLVSFTLAPMLSARMLKVTRPNWLERWMAKLVNIFYKPIEAVYMVMLRFSMRYRWVVVLTCIGVLYSTGFLMQKVQKGLLPETEEAQFQMSFRTPEGTSLAATDLAAERVARDIRNMPGVEYTLVTIGDNDQRTQNLASVYVRLTDPSQRKETQSQLMDQVRQEIVSKYPSDWRMTVMLVPAFDSGQSSANVQYMIAGPDLERISQAAKAAMEEARKIPGIRDLDTTLVDGKPEITAVVDRSKAGEMGVNIADLSSTLRILVGGVDVSTYTDRGEQYDIHVRADERYRNNEDALSALFVPSAKSGPVPLKNVVSLKEGDGPAQIKRTGRRRQVTITANNAPGVGEAEILAAIDTAVKKQNLPAEYDTGPVGRSKELRRTLIAFVTAFGLAFIFMYLVLAAQFESWIHPFTILLALPLTLPFALLSLLLFGESLNIFSILGLLVLFGMVKKNGILQIDHTNQLREKGMGRLEAILQANKDRLRPILMTTIAFVAGMLPLLFARGIGASMNTATAGIIIGGQTFSLLLTLLAIPVFYSLFDDVVAWRRRRAEKREARRAKAEAGVKESEGEFTPLQPDAV
- a CDS encoding efflux RND transporter periplasmic adaptor subunit is translated as MQKNLSISALALVSVLALSACGRHPAPTSAAEHKPAAKEVPPVPVTVAVAEERPMPRYLQVSGELKSGLDAAVAANAAGKVMETPMERGSVVKAGDVLVKLDDRAAALALREAEAHVNQAQSRLDFAIAEWKRNEPLAKTRAISAADYEKLTVEQKSARADLDAAIARRDTSKKNLDDMVIRAPFAGSVMERRISPGEYVQLNTQVVQLVANDHLRLLLNVPETAIGSIEAGQEVTFEVPAFPGRTFTGVVKYIGAALRQSSRDLMVEANVPNLDGVLKQGMFAEGRLLLPEKPGVAVPKSAIRTSGGQPRVFVVEHEQVTERLVDLGEHQGDWLEIRSGVSKGETVVTDPAASTVDGVRITVAMKP